AACTCAATTTTCAATCTACCAGGAAAGAAAATATCAAGTTGAGATATAGTTAAAGCCCAATTAGGATAGTCCAATTTTGCTCTACCTTTTTTATAGCACAATATACTTGCTTGTACAAGCTAGTAAATGAGCCCTTAGTTTTAGTAAATTTTCTGATCTGTCTATGCAGCCCCTCAATAACCTCAGTTATGGATTAGAAAATAGATAAAAGTATAACTAAGAAGAGGGAAACAGGGTAAACTCGAGTATTTTAGTAATAATAAGAGGTTACACATGAAGAAAGATATTACAGAACTGTACTGTTGCGTCGAGGATTTTTGTCGTGCGGTAGATGATAATTTTGCAAATAGGTTCTTATCAAACGGCAAAAAACCAACCAGAGTACCAGAAATAGCGCACTCAGAAATTCTAACCATAATCCTATTATACCATAAATCACCATGTAAAAACTTCAAGGCTTTTTATCTTTGTTATCTTCAGTTATTCTATAGATCAGAGTTTTCAAAGCTGCCTTCATATCACAGATTTATTGCCTTAAAGCCGCGAGTTTTGTGGTATTTAGCATTACTTTTGCAATGGTTTTGTGAACAAGCAAAAATGACCGGGATTTCCTACATAGATTCTACTTCAATAGCAGTATGCCATCGAAAAAGAATCTCAAGAAATAAGGTTTTCAAAGGATTAGCAGAGTTAGGAAAGAATACTTACGGCTGGTTTTTTGGTTTTAAATTACATGTAGTAATCAATGAAATAGGTGAAATTCAAGGTGTTACGCTAACCAGAGGTAACGTCGATGACAGAAAACCTGTACCAACTCTAACCAAAAAACTAACTGGACTTTTGTTTGGAGATAAGGGCTATATAAAGAAAGAGCTCTTTGAGAAACTATTCGATAGAGGTCTAAAACTCGTCACTAAAGTGAAAAAAGGTATGAAAAATGCACTGATTTCGCTGAAAGAGAAGATTTTACTAGGGAAAAGATCGATTGTTGAAACGGTTTTTGGCTGCCTAAAAAACAAATTTGAACTTGAGCACACTCGGCATAGATCCACAGTAAATTTCTTGGTACATATTTTTTCTACCCTCATTTCTTATTCAATGCAATCGAAAAAGCCCTGTATTTCTCAGCTTTACTTCGTTGGTTAATCCATAACTGGGGTCAATAGGATTGGTAGTATAAATTATCCTCCTGACTGGGCCAGAATACTTGAAATAACCGGACAAATTTTCCCAATTATTTTGCCAAGATTTCACAACTAACGGATACTTTTCGCCCCATTTTCTTCTAGCTCAAGTAAGTAATTCTCGGCAATTTCTCTGCTTGCAGCACGATATATTTTTTTCAGATCATTCATGAAAACTTTCACATCTTTGCTGGATACATATTTTAGAGAATTTCTTATCTGATGTACTATACATAGCTGTACTTCTGCTTTAGGAAACGCACTATTTATCGCTGCAGGAAAGCTTTTTAGCCCATCCACACAGGCAATCAGGATATCTTCTACTCCTCTTTCTTTGAGATCATTTAGTACTCCCAACCAGAACTTCACTTTCAGCCAACTAATACTTCTTTTCTGCCATTTTGTTAATATATTGTACATACATTTACTTACACAATGTCCATCCTCTTTGACCTTAAAAAACCATAAACACTATCGGATATACAGATTGCAGCGGACGACTACGCCATTCGTTGATTACCGGTAGCAATTTGTCAGTAATACTTGATATCTCTGCTGCCGATATTTTGTGATCATAAATTTCCTCAATATGTGACGCTATATCTCTATAGCCCATACCACTGGCAAATGTGCTCAAAATCTTCGTTTCAAGCTCTGGATGTAAGTTTGTTTGCCTTTTTTTGACTATTTGTGGTTCCCTCCCTATCTCTTGGTGTTAACAGCTCAAATGAACCAGCACTTGTCCGCAAAGTCTTTCCATTTCTCCCATTTCTTCGATTATTCTCTTCACTTTTAGCTAATAAGTGATTTTCTATTTCACCTTCCAAACTCGCCTCCAACAGCTTTTTTATCAATGGTGTTAGCGCACCATCCCTACCTGTCAACGGTCTTCCTTCTCGTATAGATGACAAGATATTTGTTTCTAATTCTTTATAATCTACCAAAGTTCTGTTTACTATTTTTTGACGTTCGGTAGAAGTCATAGTCCTATCCCCCTTGATTGAGTTTTGCTTCTATAACTCCCCCACAAGAACCTTACTATTACCCACAAGTATAGAATTCATGAGCAAGTCTCCATCCTTCTGCTAAATCAAAGAGACGTTTCCATCCCTTCCACAAAGCTATAGGGCCTGGTTCTAAGTCATTTTTGCGAGCTAAAAACCCTCCTAACTTGCCCACCCACCTCACAATTTCTCTTATAGGTGGTGGAGTCTCAGGATAGTTTTTTGTCTTAAGCATTTTGGTATATAAAACCTTCCATTCGTCATCAGTCAGTATGACAGTGCAAGAAAGATTCGGATTTGTTCTAGCTACCAATGTGATAAAAAATATTCTCCATGCAATTATACTCATAATTGTAAGAAAGCGGATTAATCTATCTGCTGTTTGGAGCCTACATTCTTCAACTTTAAGACCGGATTTCAAAATTTTATGAAAAACCTCTATTCTCCATCTTAAGCAATACCATTGTATTTTTTCTACTGCTTCTTCAAAATTATTAATATTTATATTTGTCAACAAAACCCAGTTCATAGGCTCTTCGCCAAATGGGGGGTGTTTTTCTATAACATAGACAGCATTTAAACTTAAATTAGGAAGTTTTTGGGTTTTACGTCTAGCATTATTTTTTGATGCATTCATCACAAAGTTACTAAACTTTACTTCTAAAACTGTTGTTCTTTGAGGTTTATCATTGCGAGCAGACTTGTATTTCTCCTTGACAAGACATGCAAATCCCACAACCTTTCACCACCTTTTTCAGAATAAGTCGACTTCTTATTTACTGTTCTGTTTTGATTTCCTCTTACTACAAAAAGAGATTGATTAGTGGAAGCGACTTCAAATAAATCATAAATATCTGCTTCTCTATCGCAAACGGTAACTACCTTAACGTTCTTTAATCCAGGATGGTGAGTAGAATCTTTAAGTGCACCGTATGCTTTCTTCCTCTTCTATGGGAAGAGCAGTATTATGGCTTCTTCTTTTCAACTCCTTTAGGTCTTCAGCTAAGGAAGGTCTAGTACTAATTTTTTGATCTAATAATCCTATAGGTAGCCCTTCTGTTGTAACTGCAAACGTTGTATGCATCACTAATCCATGGGTTTTAAAATTAGTTGTTTTAGATGTTAATCTTGCTGCTATAATCCCTAATCCTTCGGTCTTTTTATGATTTTTATATGAAATATAACTCGTGTCTTGGATAGCTAAGATGGTTGAGTGTTCCTTAGCTCTTTCAACAGTTTTAATTATATGACTGTCTAATATCTTTCTTTCAGAAATGGCATCGTTTTGGAAAAATCTATAAGCTGCTTTACTTTGATGCCAATCTTCACAAGCTTGATTTATTGAACGCTCAGGTGATTCAGCAAAACTATTAACTATTTTTAAAAGCCTCTTACTTAATCTTATATCACCAAAATTAACAATTCCAAATTCACTTTCTGCCCATTCGCCAGTTGAGGTATTTATATTTCTTTCCATCATATATTCCATTTTTAGACCATAGATCTATTTATAATAGAAAGTTGCATTAGTAAAATAGCAGCTTTTTCACCATTTATAGATTTATGGGTAATAGTAAGCACAAGAACCGTGCATGCAGCTTTCCCGCACACGGCTCCACAATATTAGCGTTCACGACATACCTCCTGTGTATATAAGGAAAAACATATTTTTGGTTTTGGTGGTGGATTGACTTGTGTATAATGCATAAATTGTTCCCAATTCATGCTCTTTTTCTGGCTACGTCGGTTTATCCACTTAAACGTTAGCTTCTTTACTGCCCAATTAAACTTATTGAGCCATCGATAATTTCCGCTAATCCCGAAGTAGTTATAGTGTCCTCTTAGTTTGGCTTTGAGTATTTGCCACCAGTCTTTGAGACGAATAAGATTCCGAACCGCTTTCAACCACTCTTTGATTTCTTTAATCTTTCTGGCTAGGCTTATTTTTGAAGTTTTCTGCTTCATCATAAGTCTGCCATTTCGACTTTTCCCACAATAATGTGTAAATCCCAGAAAATTAAAGCTTTCCGTCTTTCGTTTCTCTCTTTCTGCTTGATACCATTCTTTCTTACCAAACTTTACTATTTTTGTTTTATTTTCAGATATTTCCAAACCAAACTTGGCTAATCTTTGTTTCAATGATTCTAGAAATTCTTTAGCGTCTTCCTCACTTTCACAGCACACCAGAAGGTCATCTGCGTACCTGACTAGCTCCATATACCCCTTAGATTCTTGTTTTACTTTCTTTTCAAACCATAGATCTAGTACATAGTGTAAATATATATTTGCCAATACAGGGCTTATTACTCCGCCAACAATGTTGCAAAAAACGTAAAATTAGAGAAAAGCATTTCTCGAAAACTTCTGTGTCCAAAACCAAGAGAGCTATTTATTTATAGCACCAATAATCAATTAACCATCAGCTTCAATGAATGATATGAACATATTATTTCAAGGAAAGTTCATGGGGAATAAGAGATCGGCTGTACGGATTAGCTGTAGCTATGAGCCTAATCGGTTGTCAGAAAAGTATTTGTTAGATGCTTATGAAAGAGCAGCATCAAAGCAAGTAAGTCAAAAAAGCTTAAAACATAAAAGTGCGATTCAAGGGGGATCAAATGGTAACAGTGAGTTTATATGCAAGAGTTTCTTCGGGGAAACAAGCACAAGAAAATACAATAGCAAGCCAAGTTGCAGCTATAGAGAAGCAGATTAGCATGGATGGGTACAGATTATTGAGAGAGCATGAATTTATTGATAATGGCTACAGTGGATCTAATTTAGTCTGTCCTGGTCTAGAAAAATTACGTGATAAAGTAATAGAAGGTGAAATTGATAAAATTTACATTCATTCTCCTGATCGTTTATCTAGAAAATATGCATATCAAATGATATTGCTTGAAGAATTTCAGAAAGCAGGAGCAGAAGCGGTTTTTTTAAATTATGAGATTAACGATAACCCAGAATCCCAATTGCTGTTACAAATGCAAGGTATGATAGCAGAATATGAACGTGCAAAAATTATGGAACGAAGTCGTCGTGGAAAGATTTATGCGGCTAATAAAGGTTGTGTAAGTGTAATGGGAGGAGCTCCATACGGTTATCGTTATATAGATAAGTATATGGGAGGAGGACAAGCTTTATTTGAAATTAACGAAGAAGAAGCTGATGTTGTTCGCAAAGTATTTTTGTGGATAGGCAGAGAAAGGGCAAGTATTGGGGAAGTATGTCGTCGGCTAAATACTATGTCCATTATGACACGAACAGGAAAAAAGTGCTGGGATAGAAGTGTAATTTGGGGTATGTTAAAAAACCCCGCTTACAAAGGACAAGCAGCTTTTGGTAAAACAAAGGTAGGTGTAAGGTTACAACAGATAAGACCACAAAAACATTCTTGTGAACAGCCAAAAGATAATTACTCCATTTATCCTGTCGAAAAAGCGAATTGGGTTTATGTTAAAGTGCCAAATATAGTGGATGAAGATATATTTGATATGGTTCAAGAACAGTTAGCTGAGAACAGAAAAATAGCCAGGACAAGAGAAAGAGGAGCAAAGTATTTATTACAAGGTTTAGTCGTATGTAAGCGTTGTCGTTATGCATATTATGGAAGTCCTGTAAGAAATAAACGAGGAGAAAAAGTTGAGCATTATGCATATTATCGTTGTATTGGTAGAGATTCTTACCGTTTTGGTGGTAACAAAATTTGTGATAATAAACACATTCGTACAGATGCATTAGAAACAGCTGTGTGGGAAGAAGTTAAGCATTTATTGAAAAATCCAAATAGAATTTTAGAAGAATACAAACGTAGACTTTTAGAGCTTAAAAAATCATCGTGGGATAAAAAAAGCGATTTGCTTGAAAAGCAAGAAAATAAATTAAAACGAGGCATTGCTAGACTTATTGATAGTTATGCCCAAGAATATATTAATCAAGAAGAATTTGAACCACGAATCAAAGCGATGAAACAAAGCTTAAAAACAATTGAAGAGGAGAAGAAGAGGATATTTGATCAAAAGAAATTAGAACAGGAAGTAACTCTGGTCGTGACCAATTTAGAAGACTTTTCTTCCAATATTACATCAAACCTTGATAGCGCAGACTGGCTAACTAAACGCGGTATTATTAGAACATTGGTTAAGAGAATTGAAGTTGACCTTGAAGACGTAAACGTGGTGTTTCGTGTAAAAGAACTATCAAACTTTCCTGGACATAATGGAGAAGAAAAGAAAAATTTGCAACATTGTTGGCGGAGTAATAACTTGCCTTATCGTTACCCCTCATGCTGTCTTCCACCACATGAACAGTGTCGACCTCTATAACCTCAGTTATGGATTAGAAAATAGATAAAAGTATAACTAAGAAGAGGGAAACAGGGTAAACTCGAGTATTTTAGTAATAATAAGAGGTTACCCATGAAGAAAGATATTACAGAACTGTACTGTTGCGTCGAGGATTTTTGTCGTGCGGTAGATGATAATTTTGCAAATAGGTTCTTATCAAACGGCAAAAAACCAACCAGAGTACCAGAAATAGCGCACTCAGAAATTCTAACCATAATCCTATTATACCATAAATCACCATGTAAAAACTTCAAGGCTTTTTATCTTTGTTATCTTCAGTTATTCTATAGATCAGAGTTTTCAAAGCTGCCTTCATATCACAGATTTATTGCCTTAAAGCCGCGAGTTTTGTGGTATTTAGCATTACTTTTGCAATGGTTTTGTGAACAAGCAAAAATGACCGGGATTTCCTACATAGATTCTACTTCAATAGCAGTATGCCATCGAAAAAGAATCTCAAGAAATAAGGTTTTCAAAGGATTAGCAGAGTTAGGAAAGAATACTTACGGCTGGTTTTTTGGTTTTAAATTACATGTAGTAATCAATGAAATAGGTGAAATTCAAGGTGTTACGCTAACCAGAGGTAACGTCGATGACAGAAAACCTGTACCAACTCTAACCAAAAAACTAACTGGACTTTTGTTTGGAGATAAGGGCTATATAAAGAAAGAGCTCTTTGAGAAACTATTCGATAGAGGTCTAAAACTCGTCACTAAAGTGAAAAAAGGTATGAAAAATGCACTGATTTCGCTGAAAGAGAAGATTTTACTAGGGAAAAGATCGATTGTTGAAACGGTTTTTGGCTGCCTAAAAAACAAATTTGAACTTGAGCACACTCGGCATAGATCCACAGTAAATTTCTTGGTACATATTTTTTCTACCCTCATTTCTTATTCAATGCAATCGAAAAAGCCCTGTATTTCTCAGCTTTACTTCGTTGGTTAATCCATAACTGGGGTCTATAATGTTGGCAATTTCGGAACTCAATACCTTTACTTTCGTTGCACCCTGTATTGTCCATTCCATTAGCTTTACTACGCTCGTTACCTTACACAGCATAATGGTCTGTTCTAGGCTGTTGGCTAGACTTTGCCTAGGTTGGATTTTCACCAACTGTTTTCTAAACGCTTCCCTTGACGCACTCATGTCAAACCTCCATTTTTTTTTATATCAATTTATTACTTTTTTTTCGGTTTGACACAGTTTATTTAACCATACGCGTCAAGTTAAGGAAATATTGCCCAATATAGCAACATTTAAAAGGGGTATCTTGTTTGTTACGTTTACTTTTCAAGGAAGTTTTGATTTAAAATGAAATAAATTTTTCAGAAAAATCTATAAACTATTAGCTTTATTGCTTACTATCTAAAATAGTTTTTACCATTTCCCTTTTTTTCTTATACTACTTTTCCTTAACTTGACGCGTATGGTTTATTTAACACTCCCCTTCTAGCGTTAACTCAAGTCTTGATAACGCAGATTGGCTGTGATATCATTAGAACATTAGTTAAGCGAATTGAGATTAACCATGAAGACGTGCATATCGTGTTTCGAGTAAAAGAGCTGCCAGACTCTTTCACACACAGTGGAAAAGCGGACCAAAGTTTATTGCAACATTGTTGCAGGAGTCAATGCTGATACTTGTGCTATCTATATTTTCCATGTTGCTTTTATCAACCCTGCAATCATTTATCTTAATATTAAGTTTTTTAAACCTTCTTGATACTTGTGAATAGCTGATAACTGCCAAATTTTTTCCTATTTGTTGCAAATATCCTTTTATAAACCCTACCGTTTGTCTTAAACCAATTCTAAAGAGATTGACGATTATATGCACCAAAATTACAACTTTATCACTATAAATATAGTTGCCGCCTTGCATTTTTGGACTATTTTCATACCAATTTTCGATAGCTTCATCTATGTAACGAAAAATATTTCCTCTTTTTTCAAGGAATTTGTTATATTCGTTTTGGTTACTGACTTTCATTTTCTGTGGCATATTTTTTCTTCAACAGTTAAATGGTTATTTATAATGAATTTTGTCAGTAGCTACCAGAT
The nucleotide sequence above comes from Wolbachia endosymbiont of Oedothorax gibbosus. Encoded proteins:
- a CDS encoding IS982 family transposase, whose translation is MKKDITELYCCVEDFCRAVDDNFANRFLSNGKKPTRVPEIAHSEILTIILLYHKSPCKNFKAFYLCYLQLFYRSEFSKLPSYHRFIALKPRVLWYLALLLQWFCEQAKMTGISYIDSTSIAVCHRKRISRNKVFKGLAELGKNTYGWFFGFKLHVVINEIGEIQGVTLTRGNVDDRKPVPTLTKKLTGLLFGDKGYIKKELFEKLFDRGLKLVTKVKKGMKNALISLKEKILLGKRSIVETVFGCLKNKFELEHTRHRSTVNFLVHIFSTLISYSMQSKKPCISQLYFVG
- a CDS encoding reverse transcriptase domain-containing protein produces the protein MVGGVISPVLANIYLHYVLDLWFEKKVKQESKGYMELVRYADDLLVCCESEEDAKEFLESLKQRLAKFGLEISENKTKIVKFGKKEWYQAEREKRKTESFNFLGFTHYCGKSRNGRLMMKQKTSKISLARKIKEIKEWLKAVRNLIRLKDWWQILKAKLRGHYNYFGISGNYRWLNKFNWAVKKLTFKWINRRSQKKSMNWEQFMHYTQVNPPPKPKICFSLYTQEVCRER
- a CDS encoding recombinase family protein, with the translated sequence MVTVSLYARVSSGKQAQENTIASQVAAIEKQISMDGYRLLREHEFIDNGYSGSNLVCPGLEKLRDKVIEGEIDKIYIHSPDRLSRKYAYQMILLEEFQKAGAEAVFLNYEINDNPESQLLLQMQGMIAEYERAKIMERSRRGKIYAANKGCVSVMGGAPYGYRYIDKYMGGGQALFEINEEEADVVRKVFLWIGRERASIGEVCRRLNTMSIMTRTGKKCWDRSVIWGMLKNPAYKGQAAFGKTKVGVRLQQIRPQKHSCEQPKDNYSIYPVEKANWVYVKVPNIVDEDIFDMVQEQLAENRKIARTRERGAKYLLQGLVVCKRCRYAYYGSPVRNKRGEKVEHYAYYRCIGRDSYRFGGNKICDNKHIRTDALETAVWEEVKHLLKNPNRILEEYKRRLLELKKSSWDKKSDLLEKQENKLKRGIARLIDSYAQEYINQEEFEPRIKAMKQSLKTIEEEKKRIFDQKKLEQEVTLVVTNLEDFSSNITSNLDSADWLTKRGIIRTLVKRIEVDLEDVNVVFRVKELSNFPGHNGEEKKNLQHCWRSNNLPYRYPSCCLPPHEQCRPL